One region of Turicibacter bilis genomic DNA includes:
- a CDS encoding arsenate reductase ArsC, with amino-acid sequence MKKVAFVCVHNSCRSQMAEAFGKVLGLNVFESYSAGTEERDCINPDAVRMMKEIGIDMTLTQRPKLLSEIPSVDIVITMGCNVKCPHLPCTHREDWGLEDPSGKSDEIFRQTRDVIKEKMEDLVERIRRNEL; translated from the coding sequence ATGAAAAAAGTAGCATTTGTTTGTGTTCATAATTCATGCCGTTCACAAATGGCAGAAGCGTTTGGAAAAGTATTAGGTTTAAATGTCTTCGAGTCTTATTCTGCAGGAACAGAAGAACGTGATTGTATTAATCCAGATGCCGTTCGCATGATGAAAGAAATTGGGATTGATATGACTTTAACACAGCGTCCCAAGTTATTAAGCGAAATTCCATCAGTAGATATTGTAATTACTATGGGATGTAATGTAAAGTGTCCTCATTTACCATGTACACATCGAGAGGATTGGGGACTTGAAGATCCAAGTGGAAAAAGTGATGAAATCTTTCGTCAGACACGCGATGTGATTAAAGAAAAGATGGAGGATTTAGTCGAGCGTATTCGAAGAAACGAGTTGTAA
- a CDS encoding YtxH domain-containing protein — MKKRYIFALGALVGGAAALFLAPKSGKELQADLLEKVEDLQDKIKDFDQEAFKTTCKEQLEEIKTSITNFDFSESIQIIEEKFKALNERVANLKVVIEEHQTEIMPPLALADELEDEKMLETLQTLEDLEEVEELEK; from the coding sequence ATGAAAAAACGTTATATTTTCGCACTAGGAGCTTTAGTTGGAGGGGCGGCTGCTTTATTTTTAGCACCTAAATCAGGGAAAGAATTACAAGCCGATTTATTAGAAAAAGTGGAAGATTTACAAGATAAAATTAAAGATTTTGATCAAGAGGCGTTTAAGACAACTTGTAAAGAACAGCTAGAAGAAATTAAAACATCGATTACTAATTTTGATTTCTCAGAATCGATTCAAATCATTGAAGAAAAATTTAAAGCATTAAATGAACGAGTAGCAAATTTAAAAGTCGTGATTGAAGAACATCAAACTGAAATAATGCCACCATTAGCTTTAGCTGATGAATTAGAAGATGAAAAAATGCTTGAGACATTACAAACATTAGAAGACTTAGAAGAAGTTGAAGAATTAGAAAAATAG
- a CDS encoding DedA family protein, with protein MLSSDILNYLDQYGPLLVFVIMFLEALNLTGIPSYIILPAIGFFIEQSPFSFLFILVMTLLGSISGCLLYYIVARKFGRSMYNYFYQKFPLAKRGLDKASELSERYGAMMCFTGRIIPTVRVFISLMSGVFQIPFKTYLIYSAAGITVWNFITLFIGYLTALYS; from the coding sequence ATGCTATCATCTGATATTTTGAATTATTTAGACCAATATGGGCCACTGCTCGTTTTTGTCATTATGTTTTTAGAAGCCTTAAACTTAACTGGGATTCCTTCTTACATCATTTTGCCGGCAATCGGTTTTTTTATCGAACAGAGCCCATTTAGCTTTTTATTTATTTTGGTCATGACGCTTCTTGGGAGTATTAGCGGTTGTCTCCTATATTATATCGTGGCTCGAAAATTCGGTCGTTCAATGTATAACTACTTTTATCAAAAGTTTCCTTTAGCCAAACGAGGACTAGATAAAGCTAGCGAATTAAGCGAACGTTATGGAGCCATGATGTGCTTTACTGGACGAATTATCCCTACTGTTCGCGTCTTTATCTCACTCATGTCTGGAGTTTTCCAAATTCCATTTAAAACTTATCTCATTTATTCTGCTGCTGGAATTACAGTATGGAATTTTATTACGCTATTCATTGGATATTTAACCGCTCTTTATTCATAA
- a CDS encoding ArsR/SmtB family transcription factor, with amino-acid sequence MTYVDVLKALADEKRLQIMCLLMQGTKCVCEIEPALEISQSSTSKHLIKLKQAGLIQSTKRGQWVHYYIPENVFIRYPFVAQLIQEVSEQSAHHKERME; translated from the coding sequence ATGACCTATGTTGATGTTTTAAAAGCATTAGCAGATGAAAAAAGACTTCAGATCATGTGCTTATTAATGCAAGGAACAAAATGTGTCTGTGAAATTGAACCGGCTTTAGAGATTTCTCAGTCTTCCACATCAAAGCACCTTATCAAGCTAAAGCAAGCAGGTCTAATTCAATCAACGAAGCGAGGACAGTGGGTCCATTATTATATACCAGAAAATGTATTTATCCGCTATCCGTTTGTTGCACAATTAATTCAAGAAGTAAGTGAGCAATCTGCTCATCATAAGGAAAGAATGGAGTAG
- the gshAB gene encoding bifunctional glutamate--cysteine ligase GshA/glutathione synthetase GshB → MLLQFKEKLHKEDLWYANFGIEREGLRVTPEGELALTPHPKAFGNKLSNPYITTDFSESQIEMITPTYSTVEEAYQFLNALYQITVSELEDEYLWPQSMPCLISMEQEIPIALYEEGEAGRAAMNYRQALLEKYGGKKQLISGIHYNFSFNESLIQKLYEANHHELEYRLFKDQIYLKVVRNYIRYRWLLIYLLGASPVVDESYCSECRVSSKEVAPHSYSKLGAVSFRNSPCGYQNHMPIYVDYTDTTHYVHSLNEYIERGDISSFKEFYSPIRLKAKDPIHLMESLLQDGIEYIEIRSIDLNPFEATGISLADLQFIHLFILFLLEMDEREYDEWQEEATENERRVAMDGLQSELWLIQNGQEILLSDWAQSILDKMQTINETFSFNLDEILEDKRHQILNPNETISAKMIELVSDSDYVKVNLELARTYQENVLDQPYSLAGFEDLELSTQILIKEAIKQGIHIEVLDRSDNFICLKKGKREEFIQQATKTSLDSYSAVLAMENKVITKRMLRDKGISVPMGEVFTSLPAALASYSQFINQHIVIKPKSTNFGLGITMIEQLNSKKWFQQALEIAFNHDQSVIVEQFQRGNEYRFLVIDDEVVGVLQRIPANVTGDGIHTIEQLIQQKNEHPIRGVNYNRPLEKIKIDASLHLYLEAQQLTLTSIPKLGEKIQLRENSNISTGGDSVDMTDQMPSRFKEIARKAAKDLNVAICGVDMIIEDWRDESSNYSIIEMNYNPAIHIHTYPLIGKGRPVAQSILKALNFIS, encoded by the coding sequence ATGTTGCTGCAATTTAAAGAAAAATTACATAAAGAAGATTTGTGGTATGCTAATTTTGGAATCGAGCGTGAAGGGTTACGTGTGACACCTGAAGGAGAGTTAGCGTTAACACCCCATCCGAAAGCTTTTGGGAATAAACTGTCAAATCCGTATATCACCACTGATTTTTCAGAAAGTCAAATTGAAATGATTACCCCAACTTATTCAACTGTCGAAGAAGCTTACCAATTCTTAAATGCGCTTTATCAGATAACCGTATCTGAATTAGAAGATGAATATTTATGGCCGCAATCGATGCCTTGTCTCATTAGTATGGAGCAAGAAATTCCAATTGCCCTTTATGAAGAGGGTGAAGCGGGAAGGGCCGCAATGAATTATCGCCAGGCATTGCTTGAGAAGTATGGAGGAAAAAAACAACTGATCTCAGGGATTCATTACAATTTTTCATTTAATGAATCGTTAATTCAAAAGCTATATGAAGCCAATCATCACGAATTAGAGTATCGATTGTTTAAAGATCAAATCTATTTAAAAGTGGTCCGCAACTATATTCGCTATCGCTGGTTATTGATTTATCTTTTAGGGGCATCACCCGTTGTCGATGAGAGCTACTGTAGTGAATGTCGCGTCTCATCAAAGGAGGTTGCCCCACATAGTTACTCAAAATTAGGTGCAGTTTCTTTTAGAAATAGTCCATGTGGTTATCAAAATCACATGCCGATTTATGTTGATTATACAGATACGACACATTACGTTCATTCATTAAATGAGTATATTGAACGTGGAGATATTTCGAGTTTTAAAGAGTTTTATAGTCCAATTCGCTTAAAAGCAAAAGATCCTATTCATTTAATGGAATCACTACTTCAGGATGGAATTGAGTACATTGAAATCCGTTCCATTGATTTAAATCCCTTTGAGGCGACTGGAATTTCATTGGCCGATTTACAATTTATCCATTTATTTATTCTGTTTTTACTTGAAATGGATGAGCGAGAATACGACGAGTGGCAAGAAGAGGCGACTGAAAATGAACGTCGAGTGGCAATGGATGGATTACAATCAGAATTATGGTTGATTCAAAATGGGCAGGAGATTTTATTGTCAGATTGGGCACAATCTATTTTAGATAAAATGCAAACAATTAATGAGACCTTTTCATTTAATTTAGATGAGATTTTAGAAGACAAACGTCATCAAATTTTGAATCCAAATGAAACGATTTCGGCAAAAATGATAGAGCTTGTTTCTGATAGTGATTATGTGAAGGTGAATCTTGAATTAGCTAGAACATATCAAGAGAACGTGTTGGATCAGCCTTATTCCTTAGCTGGATTTGAAGATTTGGAGCTATCTACACAAATCTTGATCAAGGAGGCCATTAAACAAGGCATTCACATAGAAGTGCTTGATCGCTCAGATAATTTCATCTGCTTAAAGAAAGGGAAGCGGGAAGAGTTTATTCAACAAGCAACTAAAACATCATTGGATTCTTACAGTGCGGTATTAGCAATGGAGAATAAGGTGATAACAAAGAGGATGTTAAGGGATAAAGGGATTTCTGTTCCGATGGGAGAAGTATTTACCTCTTTACCAGCTGCATTAGCTTCATATTCGCAATTTATTAATCAACATATTGTAATTAAGCCGAAAAGTACAAACTTTGGTCTTGGGATTACAATGATTGAACAATTGAATTCGAAAAAATGGTTTCAGCAAGCACTCGAGATTGCTTTTAACCATGATCAAAGCGTAATAGTTGAACAATTTCAAAGGGGTAATGAGTATCGTTTCTTAGTGATAGATGATGAGGTTGTTGGTGTTTTACAACGAATTCCAGCTAATGTAACAGGTGATGGAATTCATACGATTGAACAGTTAATTCAACAAAAAAATGAACACCCAATACGGGGAGTAAATTATAATCGCCCGTTAGAAAAAATTAAAATTGATGCTAGTTTACATCTTTATTTAGAGGCGCAACAGCTAACACTTACCTCTATTCCTAAACTAGGTGAGAAGATTCAATTACGAGAAAATTCTAATATTAGTACTGGTGGAGATAGTGTTGACATGACGGATCAAATGCCTTCACGTTTTAAAGAGATTGCTAGAAAAGCAGCTAAAGATTTAAATGTTGCCATTTGCGGGGTTGATATGATTATTGAGGATTGGCGAGATGAGTCATCTAACTATTCTATTATTGAAATGAATTATAATCCTGCCATTCATATTCATACATATCCGTTAATCGGAAAAGGTCGTCCAGTGGCTCAGTCCATTTTGAAAGCTTTAAATTTCATTAGTTAA
- a CDS encoding MATE family efflux transporter: protein MKKIDLTQGKVVSVLVALALPIMASSVLQLTYNLIDMLLVGRLGSDAVASIGTSSFLIGVANAIQACIVISTGILVSHAIGRKDEEEQSKYLSTGFRLNLLFGLFFALFVIWIGKPFISFLNVQNEWVELQGYAYLVVSSPMLIFSFFNFWYTRVFNSFGQNKMALKISAIGVVLNIMLDPLFIYTFKLGVLGAGLATLIANVVMTLYFYIKSKQLFQLDLTAKYGISTYLKMIRLGLPMSSQRLLFTLVSILLAKMITSFGTEAIAAQKIGLQIESITYMVIGGLNGAIASFVGQNYGAKNFNRIKEGVRVAIIIGLLYALLTTVLFLVFPKSLARCFVTDRQTIEITANYLRIVGLTQVFMAIEIIFNGAFVGLGMPKIPATISIVFTAARIPMAWLFTHWMGVNGIWLSISVSMVLKGILAGYVYHKKGKEGIMDVAAI from the coding sequence ATGAAGAAAATTGATTTAACGCAAGGAAAAGTCGTTTCTGTCTTAGTAGCCTTGGCTTTACCTATTATGGCGAGCTCAGTGTTACAACTCACATATAATCTGATAGATATGCTTTTAGTTGGACGATTAGGAAGTGATGCCGTTGCAAGTATTGGAACATCAAGTTTTTTAATTGGAGTAGCTAATGCCATTCAAGCGTGTATTGTGATTAGTACTGGGATTTTAGTTTCGCATGCTATTGGACGAAAAGATGAAGAAGAACAATCAAAGTATTTAAGTACGGGTTTTCGTCTTAATTTATTATTTGGATTGTTTTTTGCTCTGTTTGTTATTTGGATAGGAAAGCCGTTTATTTCGTTTTTAAATGTTCAAAATGAATGGGTTGAGTTACAAGGCTATGCCTATTTAGTCGTCAGTTCACCAATGTTAATCTTTTCATTTTTTAATTTTTGGTATACGCGTGTTTTTAATAGTTTTGGACAAAATAAAATGGCATTAAAAATTAGTGCCATTGGGGTTGTTTTAAATATCATGTTAGATCCACTCTTTATTTATACCTTCAAATTAGGTGTTTTAGGAGCGGGGTTAGCCACATTAATCGCTAATGTGGTCATGACACTTTATTTTTATATCAAATCAAAACAGTTGTTCCAGCTAGATTTAACCGCTAAATATGGAATTTCAACGTATCTGAAAATGATTCGACTTGGACTTCCGATGTCTTCTCAACGACTGTTATTTACTCTGGTTAGTATCCTCTTAGCGAAAATGATTACGTCGTTTGGCACAGAGGCTATTGCGGCACAAAAAATAGGCTTACAAATTGAATCAATCACGTATATGGTGATTGGTGGACTAAATGGTGCGATTGCGAGTTTTGTTGGACAAAACTATGGTGCAAAGAATTTTAATCGGATTAAAGAAGGGGTACGCGTGGCAATCATCATAGGATTGCTTTACGCGCTCTTAACGACTGTTTTATTTTTAGTGTTTCCTAAGTCGTTGGCTCGATGTTTTGTGACGGATAGACAAACGATTGAAATTACTGCTAATTATCTGCGAATTGTTGGCTTAACTCAAGTCTTTATGGCAATTGAAATTATTTTTAATGGAGCCTTTGTGGGATTAGGAATGCCTAAAATTCCCGCTACGATTAGTATTGTTTTTACAGCAGCACGAATTCCAATGGCCTGGCTATTTACTCACTGGATGGGTGTGAATGGAATTTGGCTGAGTATTAGTGTGAGTATGGTATTAAAAGGTATTTTAGCAGGTTATGTTTATCATAAAAAAGGAAAGGAGGGAATCATGGATGTTGCTGCAATTTAA
- a CDS encoding CD0519/CD1768 family membrane protein yields the protein MNQEKRKVKSISLETFVFLGVLLVGFGYIGNKMGVGIMFSVIMETAHDLLLDTVFFIMALAVLAGALSALLSEFGVITLINRLLSVFIRPLYGLPGASIIGAIATYLSDNPAIISFAKDKEFQKFFKRYEVPALCNLGTAFGMGLIVTTFMMALGSDFIVPALIGNVGAIVGSIISVRLMLHFTKKYYANQPQEESNEEEVIERLDYREIRDGNLFQRVLDAMLEGGKAGVEMGLSIIPGVLIICTFVMLLTFGPSTDPVTGEAVYLGVAYEGVALLPALGEKLMFILNPLFGFTNAQAIAFPVTSLGAVGAAMSLVPRFITENVITPNDIAVFTAMGMCWSGYLSTHVGMMDALGVRKLSSKAIISHTIGGIAAGMVAHFLYLLFV from the coding sequence ATGAATCAAGAAAAACGAAAGGTCAAATCGATTAGCCTTGAAACCTTTGTGTTTTTAGGTGTTTTATTAGTTGGATTTGGTTATATTGGTAACAAAATGGGCGTGGGAATCATGTTTAGCGTCATTATGGAAACAGCCCATGACTTATTATTAGATACGGTGTTCTTTATTATGGCACTTGCAGTCCTAGCAGGAGCACTGAGTGCCTTATTATCTGAATTTGGAGTCATTACCTTAATTAATAGATTATTATCAGTGTTTATTCGTCCTTTATATGGATTGCCAGGGGCAAGTATTATTGGAGCGATTGCTACTTATTTATCAGATAATCCAGCGATTATTTCATTTGCTAAAGATAAAGAGTTTCAAAAATTTTTCAAACGTTACGAAGTTCCAGCTTTATGTAACTTAGGAACAGCATTTGGAATGGGATTAATTGTGACAACATTCATGATGGCGCTTGGATCAGATTTCATTGTTCCTGCTTTAATTGGAAATGTTGGAGCGATTGTTGGAAGTATCATTAGTGTTCGATTAATGCTTCATTTTACAAAAAAATATTATGCCAATCAACCACAAGAAGAAAGTAACGAGGAAGAAGTTATTGAACGACTAGATTACCGTGAAATTCGTGATGGTAATTTATTCCAACGAGTGTTGGATGCGATGCTTGAAGGTGGGAAAGCCGGGGTCGAGATGGGATTATCGATTATCCCAGGTGTGTTAATTATTTGTACCTTTGTGATGTTGTTAACATTTGGACCATCGACTGATCCAGTAACAGGAGAAGCTGTCTATTTAGGAGTCGCTTATGAAGGAGTCGCTTTACTCCCAGCGTTAGGTGAGAAATTAATGTTTATTTTGAATCCATTATTTGGATTTACAAATGCTCAAGCAATCGCTTTTCCAGTTACATCGTTAGGAGCTGTTGGAGCCGCAATGTCTTTAGTTCCACGATTTATTACTGAAAATGTGATTACTCCAAACGATATTGCCGTTTTCACCGCAATGGGAATGTGCTGGAGTGGATATTTAAGTACACATGTTGGGATGATGGATGCCTTAGGTGTGCGTAAATTAAGTAGTAAAGCCATTATTTCTCATACGATTGGTGGAATTGCTGCAGGAATGGTTGCGCATTTCTTGTATTTATTATTTGTATAA